The sequence below is a genomic window from Actinomycetes bacterium.
GCCGGGTGGACGCCGAGGCGCACCGGGCGATCGTGGAGGACTTCTGCTCCTTCCTGGCCGGCAACACCGCCCCGTTCCTCCGCCGGGTCGAGGTCCGGATGGTCGCGGCGGCCGGCCAGCTCGACTACGAGACGGCGGCCCGGCTGCGCGACGACCTCGGGGCGCTGAGGCGGGCGCTGGAGAAGAACGCCGTCGTCCTCGGCGACGCCACGGACGCCGACGTCTTCGCCCTGGCCGAGGACCCGCTCGAGGCCGCCGTCCAGGTGTTCCACGTCCGAGGCGGCCGGATCCGCGGGCAACGGGGCTTCGTCGTGGAGAAGGTGGAGGACCTCGACACCGGTGACCTCGTCGAGCACCTGCTGCAGCAGCTGTACGGTGGGGAGGCCGGCGATGCCGTGCCCCGCGAGGTGCTCGTGCCGGTCCTGCCGGACGACCGGGCGGCCCTGACCGACTGGCTCCAGGAGCGGCGCGGCGGGCCGGTCGACGTGCGGGTCCCGCAGCGGGGGGACAAGAAGTCGCTGCTGGAGACCGTGGCGCGCAACGCGCAGCAGTCGCTCGCCCTGCACAAGACCCGGCGGGCCAGCGACCTGACCAGCCGCTCGCAGGCCCTGCAGGAGCTGCAGGAGGCCCTCAGCCTGCCCGAGGCACCGCTGCGGATCGAGTGCTTCGACGTGTCCAACCTGCAGGGCAGCGACATCGTGGCGTCGATGGTCGTCTTCGAGGACGCGCTGCCGCGCAAGTCGGAGTACCGCCGGTTCGCGATCCGCGAGACCGGCGGCCCGGACGGCCCCGACGACGTGGCCAGCCTGCACGAGGCGGTGTCCCGGCGGTTCCGCCGCTACCTGGACGAGGCCACCGACTCCGGCGACCCCAGCCAGCTGGAGGCGTCCGGCCTCGACCCGGCCACCGGCCGACCCCGCCGGTTCGCCTACCCGCCCAACCTGCTGGTCGTCGACGGCGGTCCGCCTCAGGTGGCGGCCGCGCAGCGGGCCCTCGACGAGCTCGGCATCGACGATGTGGCGCTGTGCGGTCTGGCCAAGCGACTGGAGGAGGTCTGGCTGCCGGGCGACCCGGACCCGGTGATCCTGCCCCGCACCAGCGAGGCGCTCTACCTGCTGCAGCGGGTCCGCGACGAGGCCCACCGGTTCGCGATCACCTATCACCGCCAGCGCCGTTCCCGGCGCATGGTCGTCAGCGTCCTAGACGACGTCCCCGGGCTCGGCGAGGTACGGCGCAAGGCTCTGCTCCGGCACTTCGGCTCGCTGAAACGGCTGCGCGCCGCCACCGTCGAACAGGTCGCTGAGGTGCCGGGCATCGGCCGGGCGACCGCGGAGGCCGTGGTCCGGGCCCTGACCCCGGCTGCGGGGGCGCCGGTGGCGGAGCCCGTCGCCGTGAACACCGCGACGGGTGAGATCCTCGACGACGTGAGCGACCAGACACACGCTGCTTCGGGGACGCCGTGAGCGGCCCCGACAGCAAGCCGCCCGAGGTCACCGTCGTCACCGGCATGTCGGGGGCCGGCCGGAGCACGGCCGCCAAGGTGCTCGAGGACCTGGGCTGGTTCGTGGTGGACAACCTGCCCCCGGCTCTCATCCCGACCATGCTCGAGCTCGGCGGCCGCAGCCAGGGCGGGGTGCCCCGCATCGCCGTCGTCGTCGACGTCAGAAGCGGCGAGTTCTTCGCCGACCTCAGCGCCGCCCTGGACACTCTCGCGGCACACGGTCGTACGCCGCGGCTGATCTACCTCGAGGCCAGTGACGCGGCCCTGGTCCGACGCTTCGAGAGCGTCCGCCGCATGCATCCCCTGCAGGGCGACGGACGGATCCTTGACGGCATCGCCGCGGAGCGGGCCCTCGTCGAGGACCTCAGGGCGGCGGCCGACGTGGTCATCGACACCACCGAGCTCAACGTGCACGAGCTGCGGGAGAAGGTCGAGCAGGCCTTCCTGGCCGAGGGTGAGCAGAGCCGGCTGCACGCCACCGTGGTGTCGTTCGGGTTCAAGTACGGGCTCCCGGTGGACGCCGACCTCGTGGTCGACGTCCGCTTCCTGCCCAACCCACACTGGGTGCCGGAGCTGCGCCCGCTCACCGGCCTGGACCCGGCGGTCTCGGGGCACGTGCTCGGTGACCGGCAGGCCCAGGAGCTCATGGACCGCTACGCCGAGGTCCTGCGGGTGATCGTCCCCGGGTACCTGCGCGAGGGGAAGCGCTACCTCACCCTCGCCGTGGGGTGCACCGGGGGCAAGCACCGCAGCGTGGCCATCGCGGAGGAGGTGGCGCGGCGGCTGCGCGCCGCCGGGATCGACTGTCAGGTCGAGCATCGCGACCTGGGCCGCGAATGACGTCGGGCCCCTCGGTCGTGGCCCTGGGCGGGGGTCACGGGCTGGCCGCCTCGCTGCAGGCCCTGCGCCGGGTCACCGACCGGCTGACGGCCGTGGTCACCGTGGCCGACGACGGCGGGTCCAGCGGCCGGCTGCGCGACGAGTTCGACTGCCTGCCGCCAGGCGATCTGCGGATGGCGTTGGCGGCGCTGTGCGGCGACGACGAGTGGGGCCAGCTGTGGAGCCGGCTGGCGCAGCACCGGTTCAGCAGCGGGGGAGAGCTCGACGGGCACGCCGTGGGCAACCTGCTGATCGTCGGGCTGTGGCAGCTGCTCGGCGACCCGGTCGCCGCGCTGGACCAGGTCGGGCGGCTGCTCGGCGCCCAGGGCCGGGTGCTGCCGATGTCGCGCGAGCCGGTCGGCATCGCTGCCGCCGTCGTGTTCGACGGCGAGCCCGCCCCGCAGATCGTCCGTGGGCAGGTGGCCGTGGCGACGACGCCCGGCCGGGTGGTGGAGCTGCTGCTCGAGCCGCCGACCCCGGTGGCCTGCGAGGAGGCGGTGCGGGCCATCGAGGCGGCCGACTGGGTGGTACTCGGCCCGGGCTCCTGGTTCACCAGCGTGCTGCCGAACCTCATGGTACCGGGCCTGCGCGACGCGCTGGTGAGCACCGACGCCCACCGCATGGTCGTGCTGAACCTGGCTCCCCAGCCGGGGGAGACCGAGGGCTTCTCCCCGGGCCAGCACCTCGACGCCCTCGCGGCGCACGCCCCGACGCTGGCCATCGACGTCGTGCTCGCCGACCCGCGGGCGGTGCCCGACGTGGCCGCGCTGGCCGCGGTCACCGCGGGTCTCGGCGCCAAGCTGGTGCTGGAGCCGGTGGCCCGGGCCGACGACCCGCTGCGTCACGACCCGGTTGCGCTGGCAGGAGCGTGTGCCCGCCTGCTGGACCGTGGCAGGATCGGCGCATGGCGATGACAGCAGCGGTGAAGGACGAGCTCTCGAGGCTGAACATCACCAAACCCTGCTGTCGCAAGGCCGAGGTGTCGGCCATGCTGCGGTTCGCCGGCGGCCTGCACATCGTGAGCGGCCGGATCGTCATCGAGGCGGAGCTGGACACCGGGGCGGCCGCCCGGCGGCTGCGCCGAGAGCTGGCCGAGGTGTTCGGGCACGCCAGCGACGTCGTCGTGCTCGCCCCGGCCGGGCTGCGCCGCGGCAACCGCTACGTGGTCCGAGTCACCAAGGACGGCGAGGCGCTGGCCCGGCAGACCGGCTTGCTCGACGGGCGTGGTCGCCCGGTCCGCGGACTGCCGTCGCAGGTCGTGTCCGGCTCCGCCTGCGACGCCGAGGCCGCGTGGCGCGGGGCCTTCCTGGCCCACGGCTCGCTGACCGAGCCGGGCCGCTCGTCGTCCCTCGAAGTCACCTGCCCGGGGCCGGAGGCGGCCCTCGCTCTGGTCGGTGCCGCCCGCCGGCTGGGCATCCCGGCCAAGGCCCGCGAGGTGCGGGGCGTCGACCGCGTGGTCATCCGCGACGGCGACGCGATCGGCGCGCTGCTGACCCGGCTGGGTGCCCACGACACCGTGCTGGCCTGGGAGGAGCGGCGGATGCGCCGCGAGGTGCGGGCCACCGCCAACCGGCTGGCCAACTTCGACGACGCCAACCTGCGCCGGTCGGCCCGGGCCGCCGTCGCCGCCGGGAGCCGGGTGAAGCGGGCGCTGGAGATCCTCGGCGACGACGCTCCCGAGCACCTGGCCGCCGCCGGTCGGCTGCGGCTCGAGCAGTCCCAGGCCAGCCTCGAGGAGCTCGGCCAGCTGGCCGACCCGCCGCTGACCAAGGACGCGGTGGCCGGTCGGATCAGGCGGCTGCTGGCCATGGCGGACAAGCGAGCCGAGGAGCTCGGCGTGCCCGGCACCGAGGCCGAGCTCACCCCCGAGATGCTGCAGGGCTGACCGGGACCTTCGGACCGGCCAGGCGTTTGTCCGGTTCGATAGGGTCGTGAGCGAACCGTGACCAATGGCGCCGGTGTACGGCCGGCGGGACCGAGGAGATCAGCGTGACCATCCGCGTAGGCATCAACGGCTTCGGACGCATCGGCCGCAACTTCTACCGGGCGCTCCTCGCGCAGGAAGCGGCGGACATCGAGATCGTCGGCGTGAACGACCTCACCGACAACGCCACCCTCGCCCACCTGCTGAAGTACGACAGCATCCTCGGGCGCCTCGGCGTCCCGGTGAGCCACAGCGAGAAGGCGATCACCGTCGGCGACAAGAGCTTCGCAGCCCTCGCCGAACGTGACCCGGCCGCGCTGCCCTGGAAGGACCTCGGTGCGGACATCGTCCTGGAGTCGACCGGCCACTTCACCAAGGCCTCCGACGCCCGCAAGCACGTCGACGCCGGCGCCCAGAAGGTGATCATCTCCGCTCCCGCGAAGGAGGAGGACGTCACCGTCGTCATGGGTGTGAACGAGTCGGACTACGACCCGGCCACCCACACCGTGATCTCCAACGCCTCGTGCACGACGAACTGCCTCGCCCCGATGGCCAAGGTGCTCAACGACACCTTCGGCATCGAGCACGGCCTGATGACCACGATCCACGCGTACACCAACGACCAGGTGATCCTGGACTTCCCGCACAAGGACCTGCGCCGGGCCCGCGCCGCCGCGATCAACATGATCCCGACGACCACCGGCGCCGCGAAGGCGATCGGGCTGGTGCTGCCCGACCTGAAGGGCAAGCTGGACGGCTACGCGATGCGCGTCCCGGTGCCCACCGGCTCGGCCACCGACCTCACCTTCAAGATGGCCCGCCCGGCCGGCAAGGACGAGATCAACGCGGCCATGAAGGCCGCGGCCGAGGGGCCGCTGCGCGGCATCCTGGAGTACACCGAGGACCCGATCGTCTCCACCGACATCGTGACCAACCCGGCGTCCTGCATCTTCGACTCCGGTCTGACCAACGTCATGGGTGACAGCGCGAAGGTCGTCGGCTGGTACGACAACGAGTGGGGCTACTCGAACCGGCTGGTCGACCTCATCACGTACGTCGGCGCCTCGCTGTAGGCGGCGGCGTGCGCACGGTCGACGACCTGGACGTCGCTGGTCGACGGGTGCTGGTCCGCTCCGACCTCAACGTCCCGCTCAAGGACGGCGTCATCACCGACGACGGCCGGATCCGGGCCAGCCTCCCGACCATCCAGGCACTGGCGGCACGGGGGGCACGGGTCGTCGTGTGTGCGCACCTGGGCCGGCCCAAGGGCGAGGTCCGGCCCGAGCTGTCGCTCCGGCCGGTGGCCGACCGGCTCGGCGAGCTGCTCGGCCGGCCGGTCGCCTTCGCCTCGGACGTCGTGGGCGACCGCGCCCGAGCGGTCGTCGGCGGCCTGGCCGACGGCGAGGTCGCCGTGTTGGAGAACCTGCGGTTCGACCCGCGGGAGACGTCCAAGGACGACGCCGAGCGGGCCGCCATGGCCGCCGACCTGGCCCAGCTCGCCGACCTGTACGTGAGCGACGGCTTCGGGGTCGTGCACCGAAAGCAGGCCTCGGTGTACGACATCGCCGGGCTGCTGCCGCACGCCGCCGGCGGCCTGGTGCTGAAGGAGGCCAAGGCGTTCGACCGGGTACTCAACGACCCCGAGCGGCCCTACGTCGTCGTGCTCGGCGGGTCCAAGGTGTCCGACAAGCTGGGGGTCATCGGGAACCTGCTCGGCCACGTCGACCGGCTCCTGGTGGGCGGCGGCATGTGCTTCACCTTCCTCAAAGCGCAGGGCCTCGAGGTCGGGGACTCCCTGCTGGAGGCCGACCAGGTCGACGCCTGCCGGGGTTTCCTCGAGCAGGCCGCCAGTGCTGGCGTCGAGCTGCTGCTCCCCGTCGACGTCGTCGTCGCCCAGGAGCTGGCCGCGGACGCAGAGACCCGCGTCGTTCCCGCCGAGAGGATCGAACCGGGCTGGAAGGGCCTGGACATCGGGCCGGCCACCATCGAGCTGTTCGGCTCGCGGCTCGCCGACGCGCGGACGGTCGTCTGGAACGGACCCATGGGTGTGTTCGAGCTGGCGCCGTTCGCGGAGGGGACCCGCGCGGTCGCCGAGGCGATCACCCGGGTCGACGGCACCACCGTCGTCGGCGGCGGCGACTCGGCCGCTGCGGTCCGTCAGCTGGGGCTGCCCGCGGACGGCTTCACCCACATTTCCACCGGCGGTGGTGCCAGCCT
It includes:
- the uvrC gene encoding excinuclease ABC subunit UvrC, with the protein product MADPSTYRPAPGSVPDEPGVYRFRDERGRVIYVGKAKSLRQRLGSYFQDLAALHPRTQTMVRSAASVEWTVVATEVEALQLEYSWIKEFDPRFNVKYRDDKSYPYLAVTVGEEYPRIQVMRGAKRKGVRYFGPYSHAWAIRETVDLLLRVFPVRTCSAGVFRRAQQTGRPCLLGYIDRCSAPCVGRVDAEAHRAIVEDFCSFLAGNTAPFLRRVEVRMVAAAGQLDYETAARLRDDLGALRRALEKNAVVLGDATDADVFALAEDPLEAAVQVFHVRGGRIRGQRGFVVEKVEDLDTGDLVEHLLQQLYGGEAGDAVPREVLVPVLPDDRAALTDWLQERRGGPVDVRVPQRGDKKSLLETVARNAQQSLALHKTRRASDLTSRSQALQELQEALSLPEAPLRIECFDVSNLQGSDIVASMVVFEDALPRKSEYRRFAIRETGGPDGPDDVASLHEAVSRRFRRYLDEATDSGDPSQLEASGLDPATGRPRRFAYPPNLLVVDGGPPQVAAAQRALDELGIDDVALCGLAKRLEEVWLPGDPDPVILPRTSEALYLLQRVRDEAHRFAITYHRQRRSRRMVVSVLDDVPGLGEVRRKALLRHFGSLKRLRAATVEQVAEVPGIGRATAEAVVRALTPAAGAPVAEPVAVNTATGEILDDVSDQTHAASGTP
- the rapZ gene encoding RNase adapter RapZ — its product is MSGAGRSTAAKVLEDLGWFVVDNLPPALIPTMLELGGRSQGGVPRIAVVVDVRSGEFFADLSAALDTLAAHGRTPRLIYLEASDAALVRRFESVRRMHPLQGDGRILDGIAAERALVEDLRAAADVVIDTTELNVHELREKVEQAFLAEGEQSRLHATVVSFGFKYGLPVDADLVVDVRFLPNPHWVPELRPLTGLDPAVSGHVLGDRQAQELMDRYAEVLRVIVPGYLREGKRYLTLAVGCTGGKHRSVAIAEEVARRLRAAGIDCQVEHRDLGRE
- the yvcK gene encoding uridine diphosphate-N-acetylglucosamine-binding protein YvcK, coding for MTSGPSVVALGGGHGLAASLQALRRVTDRLTAVVTVADDGGSSGRLRDEFDCLPPGDLRMALAALCGDDEWGQLWSRLAQHRFSSGGELDGHAVGNLLIVGLWQLLGDPVAALDQVGRLLGAQGRVLPMSREPVGIAAAVVFDGEPAPQIVRGQVAVATTPGRVVELLLEPPTPVACEEAVRAIEAADWVVLGPGSWFTSVLPNLMVPGLRDALVSTDAHRMVVLNLAPQPGETEGFSPGQHLDALAAHAPTLAIDVVLADPRAVPDVAALAAVTAGLGAKLVLEPVARADDPLRHDPVALAGACARLLDRGRIGAWR
- the whiA gene encoding DNA-binding protein WhiA; translation: MAMTAAVKDELSRLNITKPCCRKAEVSAMLRFAGGLHIVSGRIVIEAELDTGAAARRLRRELAEVFGHASDVVVLAPAGLRRGNRYVVRVTKDGEALARQTGLLDGRGRPVRGLPSQVVSGSACDAEAAWRGAFLAHGSLTEPGRSSSLEVTCPGPEAALALVGAARRLGIPAKAREVRGVDRVVIRDGDAIGALLTRLGAHDTVLAWEERRMRREVRATANRLANFDDANLRRSARAAVAAGSRVKRALEILGDDAPEHLAAAGRLRLEQSQASLEELGQLADPPLTKDAVAGRIRRLLAMADKRAEELGVPGTEAELTPEMLQG
- the gap gene encoding type I glyceraldehyde-3-phosphate dehydrogenase, with the translated sequence MTIRVGINGFGRIGRNFYRALLAQEAADIEIVGVNDLTDNATLAHLLKYDSILGRLGVPVSHSEKAITVGDKSFAALAERDPAALPWKDLGADIVLESTGHFTKASDARKHVDAGAQKVIISAPAKEEDVTVVMGVNESDYDPATHTVISNASCTTNCLAPMAKVLNDTFGIEHGLMTTIHAYTNDQVILDFPHKDLRRARAAAINMIPTTTGAAKAIGLVLPDLKGKLDGYAMRVPVPTGSATDLTFKMARPAGKDEINAAMKAAAEGPLRGILEYTEDPIVSTDIVTNPASCIFDSGLTNVMGDSAKVVGWYDNEWGYSNRLVDLITYVGASL
- a CDS encoding phosphoglycerate kinase; this translates as MRTVDDLDVAGRRVLVRSDLNVPLKDGVITDDGRIRASLPTIQALAARGARVVVCAHLGRPKGEVRPELSLRPVADRLGELLGRPVAFASDVVGDRARAVVGGLADGEVAVLENLRFDPRETSKDDAERAAMAADLAQLADLYVSDGFGVVHRKQASVYDIAGLLPHAAGGLVLKEAKAFDRVLNDPERPYVVVLGGSKVSDKLGVIGNLLGHVDRLLVGGGMCFTFLKAQGLEVGDSLLEADQVDACRGFLEQAASAGVELLLPVDVVVAQELAADAETRVVPAERIEPGWKGLDIGPATIELFGSRLADARTVVWNGPMGVFELAPFAEGTRAVAEAITRVDGTTVVGGGDSAAAVRQLGLPADGFTHISTGGGASLELLEGKTLPGLAVLEED